ctccctccctccctactctctctctattacccagTCTACTCATCCATCTTCAAGCTTTCATCCCTTCCCTGCACTTCTATCACCCTCTCAGTTCCACCTCCAGCTGGCtccctctttttcttcttctccagtctcttcctctcctctttcctcatcttttctctcttcttctcctcttttacTTGAATCTTTCGCTCCATCTCCAGGAACTCAGCTtgagctttctctctctttttcagctCCTCATAACACTTCTTCTCTTTCTTAATTCTGTCTTTCATCATGGCATTATGTATCTTCATCAGCCCCTCTAACCTCTTTTTCTCTGCCTTTTCCTTCTCTTTGCTTTCCTTCTCACTCTTTTTCTGTTCtaacttctccctctttttctcagcCTTCATGACTTtcttctgctctttctctctctcattcatctctttcttctccctctttttttgcTCCTCCTCCTTGTCTttcatctcctttctctctttctcatcatCTTTCAACTTCTTATTCAGTTTCTTATTTTCCTCTTTTTCCTTCATCTTCAAAAACGGGATTTTCTTCATGGGGTTCATGACCAGAAAGCCCACTCTTCCCAGGATGGTCACTGCTCTCTCTGATGAAACCATCCCATTGGAGCACTTGGAATGGGTACAGTCTGCCTCATGCTTCAATCCCTCCTTCGGGCTCATCTCCTTGACGCTCCTCTCTTCACTCTCAATTTCAATGCCAATGCAATAATCCTAACAGGAAAACATTGAGTCTAGGTGTAAAATTGTTTCAATGTGGCACATTCAATACACAATTGAGTGATCAACATACAATGATGGCCTAATAACCCTAGTGAGGGGTGATGTTTTATACTATGAGCAAAGagcagcagggttggggtcaattccatttcaattccggtcaattcaggaagtactctAAAATTCCAGTTCTCTTCAACgtattgaattgaaatggaactgaCCACCATCACTGTAAAGTAGTAGTGTAAAATAGGACACCTACCTTTGCCTCTTCCAGGGTCCAGGGCCTGGGTTCCTCATCCTCTGACCTGCATATGGAGGCTCCCACTCTAACAGGCATCTTAGTGACCACGCAGATCAGAGGGGTGGGCAGCTCATCATTGCGGGTTGCCAGAGTTAAGTTAGCATCTGAGACCAGCTGGTGACCGTGAGGGCAGATATCCAACTCCACAGTAGTGCCCCTCCCTTTCTGATCTGGCTGCTTGTGGTCCTTGTCATGGATGCATTCCAGGCTTGGAGGAAGTGCATGGACAGGGCTTTTATCACCTGTCAGTTCCTCTCTCTTGACAGTGGCTGTACCTGCAGTGGCCACATTGGCAACTCGGCACTCCGTGGCTGAAACAGCAAGCTGGGAGGTTTCCGGGACATTGAATGAATTGCCAATGAACCGCTGAGCCAGTGGTGGAAGGGAGAAAGGATAGAATCTGTCCTCTTCCTTGATATTAGATATTGCCACTGGAGCAACTGAGACCTCAGTGGTTCCCTCTGTCTGCTGTGGTGGAATGGAGTCATCGTTAAAGAAGTGTGGCAGGTATCGATGAAGCATTGAGGAAAGATGTGTATCTGTCGATAAGTCCTCTCTTTTACCAGCAGATACATCTGCAGTGGCTTCTGTGGCAACTGGGCATTCAGCAGGGACAAAGTAGGAAAATACAATGAACCGCTGTGCATCCTGAGCGCGTATGGCCAATGGAGAGGGGGGATGCAACATGGTTGGTATAGGCCTCCGATTGGTGAAAGCCAGTGGTGGGAGGGAGTCAATACAGGGAGCCATGAACTCAGTGAGTGGACGGTTGGTCGCATCTCTCACATTCTGCGGGAGAAAAGAAACAGACCTGATGAAAGTGATCACATTCAGTACATACATACTTTATGAGTGAACACTATATACTTATAcatcacatatacagtgccttcggaaagtattcagaccccttcactttttccacattttgttacctcacagccttattctaaaactaaatAATTTTTTTCGCTCATCAATCTAAcgtcttccattgaagaatgatggaggctggccgctgtgttcttggggaccttcaatgctgcagaattttttttggtacccttccctagatctgtttcttgacacaatcctgtcttggaactctatggacaattccttctacctcatggtttggtatttgctctgacatgcactgtcaactgtgggaccttatataaacagatgtgtgcctttccaaatcatgtcctatcaattTCATTTACCActtgtccaatcaagttgtagaaacatctcaaggacgatcaatggaaacaggatgcacctgagctcaattttgaggcacattttagacatttagcagaggcttttatccagaacgacttacagttagtgcattcaacttaaggtagctaggtgggacaactacATAATCCTGATATGAAGGTCTACGAGAGATCGCTTGGTCTTGTTATTAAAAAATTTTTCAAGACAAGGCAACCATAAGAACTGAGAACTATGTATATAATAATACTCAAAGAGAGACTTACACGATACAACACAAGAAAAGTTATCAGACAAAATACTGTTAGCTTACATTCAATGGCATATGTCACATTTTGCCCGTATATTGACATATATTTGCTTTAATC
The Salmo salar chromosome ssa16, Ssal_v3.1, whole genome shotgun sequence DNA segment above includes these coding regions:
- the LOC106574570 gene encoding eukaryotic translation initiation factor 5B-like; amino-acid sequence: MAPCIDSLPPLAFTNRRPIPTMLHPPSPLAIRAQDAQRFIVFSYFVPAECPVATEATADVSAGKREDLSTDTHLSSMLHRYLPHFFNDDSIPPQQTEGTTEVSVAPVAISNIKEEDRFYPFSLPPLAQRFIGNSFNVPETSQLAVSATECRVANVATAGTATVKREELTGDKSPVHALPPSLECIHDKDHKQPDQKGRGTTVELDICPHGHQLVSDANLTLATRNDELPTPLICVVTKMPVRVGASICRSEDEEPRPWTLEEAKDYCIGIEIESEERSVKEMSPKEGLKHEADCTHSKCSNGMVSSERAVTILGRVGFLVMNPMKKIPFLKMKEKEENKKLNKKLKDDEKERKEMKDKEEEQKKREKKEMNEREKEQKKVMKAEKKREKLEQKKSEKESKEKEKAEKKRLEGLMKIHNAMMKDRIKKEKKCYEELKKREKAQAEFLEMERKIQVKEEKKREKMRKEERKRLEKKKKREPAGGGTERVIEVQGRDESLKMDE